The genomic window ttgttaacagcttagaatttaaagatttaaaaggATTGCAATGGCCTGATGTTGGTATTTTGAGATACGCAAGGTTCTGATACTGGTATCAGTATATTTATGAGCATCAGatttaaaaagtgcttttgAGCCATCCCTGAGATTTGGTCAGTGCTGACAATGTTTCGGTGTGTATCACATTGAGGCAAAACTGGATTTTCACTTTAGAAGTAAACTTGTGAATCTCTGCGCAGTTTTTATCACTCTCATCATGTTTCAAATCTAAAATGAACCTTTTTAAAGATCATGATGGGGGGGGTTGCATCTTGGAGCATCATGGACTCCAGCCAAAACAGTCAGTAAATTTCCATGCACATTCAAGTCACAGGGcccatttaaatgaaatcaaatcaggggggtggagtggctcagtggtcaaGACctgtaccctgtgtgcgaaagacatcatggtcgcaagttcgactccacccctggctgattgtactcaattccattgtaagtcgctttggataaaagcgtctgctaaatgacatgtaatgtaatgtaccgTAATGTAAAATGAACTTAAGAGGTGGTCACCGGTACATCAGTACAAAGGCTTGCACCTCGTGCCAAAGCGCTGTCCATTAATGCCACTCTACCTACGATTTATTGATTAGAAAATGAGTTGACAATTgatttattaatcgattaataattgattaatagttTCAGCCCAAATACATAATAGTAAAATCCTACACCACTCGATCTACAGGCCAGAGGTACAGGAAGATCTCATTGggaccattaaaaaaaacatgaatgcatgaataatcTTTTACTCTGCTTCTATTCCTCTCAGGAACTGGAAATGCAGGCACGGCTCCATGGCTTCTCCAACTCCTCCAGCAACTCATCTGGTGTGAGCTCTGATCCCTCGCTGCTCCAGCAGCAGGCGCTCTCTCACAGCAGTCAGTCTCTGGCCTCCCCTCAGAACCTCCTCAGTCTTGGAGCACTTGGACGACCTCTGCCTGCCTCCTTCCTTTCCCCTCCGTCGTCAGACTCTGCTGCAGTCACCATCAGCAGCCCTCTGGACTTGGGCAGCCTGAGCTTCGCAGAACTCGACGACGCGTCGGCCTCGGCGCTCTACCCTGACGTGGGCTTAGGAGACATTCTAATGGATGACGGGTGCACCTTGTCTCCAGAGAGGATGGCTGACCACGCTGTTTTCTCCCCTCTGTCACCAGGTGCCTCAAAAAGCAGCAGTCCCAGGAGCAGCCTTGACATGGACGATGACTTGTAGTGAGCCCTGTGTGGTGATCAGAGACTGTGTGAGGACAAAAGGAGCTCCTCATTAGAACAAAACTAGCCAAGAGAACGGATGttctgggtttatttttttttatttttttcaaaacagaaactattattattattaaatgcaaTCTTATTCAAGCTATATGTTGTATATACATGTAGAATGAGGTATGAAGTTAACATTAAGAAATGATACATTGCGATAGAATAATTTTTAAAAGATGTTTAACAGGGATATAAGGTTTTCTTGAATTTATTACAGCacatcctgtttgtttttagagAAGAAAACTACGACATGACACCGTTTAACACTTTGTTAAATGGCTGGAATCAGGGTTTGTTAATAGGAGTCACATACGTGTGGTCTATGCTTCTTTCACCAGCAGCTACAGAAGGGatctttttcaaatgaattgGCTCATTATGAAATATTTCCtgcatattgtgtgtgtatatatatatatatatatatatatatatatgtgtgtgtatgtatatatatatatatatatatatatatatatatatatatgtgtatgtgtatagaCACACAGTGTACATGTATCTGGAACAAAGCTCCAGAGCTGCAGCTCGTCTTCCTCCACAGTAGCTGCTCATTACAAATCCTATTTTTGAATACATGCACTTGGTCAAATAGAAATGCAACACAGTTTGAGCAATGCAGAACAATTTAATAATATCTTTAAACAGAAGTAGTTTCTTATCTGAAGCATAgttttttcactctctctgttgTCAGTGACTTTCTCTTTATTAACGTCCGTGATCACTGAGTCATTCTGACAgtttaggctgtttttttcaTCACTATTAGTTGTGTAAATCCTGCAATGCAAGCAATTATATTCTCTTAAATTTGTCCGATGCTTCACTCATTAAAGTAAATGAACTTGCATGTGTGCAGTTATCACATACAGTAAGTAATGTATGTTAACCTTCAAGATATTGGCACTGTTAAACTATTCTATGAGCTTTGACATTTAGGTGCCCTCTGCTGTTCACTCGCAAAGTTAgggtacttttttatttttgaaccaTAAACAGCTCGTCTCCAGAGCTCTGTTTCACTGACTGCGTTGTTCCCGGTCACCTGTGGTCAGCTTTTTAATCCATATCCACGATATGAATCATGTCTTAGCCTGGTACAGCGCCATGACTGTTAACCATTAACCTAACTTTTGTTGGCTTTCAtaatattttcaaaaaataaatgaatcaaatgaTTCTCAATGCTTCTGGTCTGGATTTGGTCATTTATTAGCAGACCGTGTTAGTGGAAGAGCATTTGAGAGATCTCCATAGCCAGGTCCAGACACTCTGTGGCTTGGATGCAGATGTCACAGAGGGGACAGTCGCACAGGAGGCAGCGGATGCCCACACAGCCGCACAGATCACAGTAGTGCGTGGCGTCGAGGAGAGGCTGAAGGCTGGCAGGTTTGCAGCCACACAGGTATGAGCACAGCGACCACACACAGTCATTACATCCTCTCATGGTGGCCAGCAGGCAGTCCAGTGGATGGCAGAAGAGACATGCCAAGAGGATTGCGGCACACAAGTCTGTGTCACATACAGCGTGAGAAAGGAGCGAGAAGTTAGAGAGAGGAAAAAGCtcatcagagaggaggagacacaatAGTCTGGCATTCTTACCCTCGCCAGCTTCAGTGTGGACACTCGTAGATTTCAGGCTTATTTGACTCTTGCCTTTTGATGTGAACGACTGATTGACTTCGTAAATGATGTGAGACTCCGTGTTAAGTGGCAACAGTGCACACTGAGGCTGTGGCTGGACTTTCTCCACATCGCTTGGGCTGCTGATGGATACTGATCTGGACACTCCTCCGTCTTCTGGGTTC from Solea senegalensis isolate Sse05_10M linkage group LG4, IFAPA_SoseM_1, whole genome shotgun sequence includes these protein-coding regions:
- the si:dkey-245f22.3 gene encoding uncharacterized protein si:dkey-245f22.3, whose protein sequence is MEAASSPLHYAKKVDDAKVNSADMSQKVAVDGSEEKAHLHDCDTTDVQAHHTAQDIPAENPVESNLHMNPEDGGVSRSVSISSPSDVEKVQPQPQCALLPLNTESHIIYEVNQSFTSKGKSQISLKSTSVHTEAGEDLCAAILLACLFCHPLDCLLATMRGCNDCVWSLCSYLCGCKPASLQPLLDATHYCDLCGCVGIRCLLCDCPLCDICIQATECLDLAMEISQMLFH